Below is a genomic region from Terriglobales bacterium.
GCCTTCGCGAACCACGGCATGTTCGACAGCGGGCCGATCACGCGGTACTTGGCGACCGGGTGCGGGTCGCCCTGGACCATGCTGCGCGCGAACTCCGGGCGGACGGCGTCGCCGCGGAACTGGCCCCAGGCGATGAAGAACTGCTGGTCGGGGGTGAAGCCGTCGAGGGTGGGCGCCGGCGGCTTGCCCTGCAAGGACAGGTGGAAGGCGACATAAGCGATCTTGGCGCCGGCCAGGTCGCCGATGGACTCGCCCAGCACCAGCTTGCCCTGGTGATGGATGCCGGGCTCGATGAAGTAGTGGTCGAACTGGTCGACCACGCACTGGGTGCGCGCCTGGAAGCGCTTGAGGTCGTCGGCGGTCCACCAGTTGTTGAGCGCGCCCACGGCATCGAACTGCGCACCCTGATCGTCGAAGCCGTGGCTGATCTCGTGGCCGATGACCACGCCGATGGAGCCGTAGTTGACGGCGTCGACCGCGTTCATATCGAAGGCGGGGGGCTGCAGGATGCCGGCGGGGAAGACGATCTCGTTGAGCTGGGCATTGTAGTAAGCGTTGGAGGTGGGCGGGGTCATGCCCCAGCGGCCGCGGTCCACCGGCTTGCCGATTTGGGCGCGGTCGTCGTCCACGTTGAACCTGCTGGCGGCCACTACGTCGTCGAAGTAGGAGTCCCGCGAGATGGGGACGTGGCTGTAGTCCTTCCACTTGTCGGGATAGCCGACCTTGACGTTGAAGGTGGCTAGTTTCTCCAGGGCCTTCTTCTTGGTCTCCGGGCTCATCCACTCCAGCCCCTGGATGGTCTGCTTCATGGCCAGCAGCAAATTCTGCACCATCTCCTGGGTGCGCTTCTTGGCCTCGGGCGGGAAGTACTTCTTGACATACGCCTGCCCCAGCGCCTCGCCCAGCAACTGGTCTTCGGATTCGGCGCAGCGCTTCCAGCGAGGCTTCATCTCGGTGGCGCCGGAGAGGTAGCGGCCGTAGAAGTTGAAGCTCTCCTCGACGAAGGGGGCGGAGAGCGAGTCGGCGGCGGCGTGCAGGAGCTGCCACTTGAGATAGGTCTTCCAGTCGGCCAGCGGGGTCTCGCGCAATTGGCGGTCCACTTCCGCCATGAACGCGGGCTGATCGACGTTGAGGGCCTCGGGCGGGATGTGTGTAGCCGCGAAGTACGCCGTCCAGTCGAAGTGCGGGGTCATCTTCTGCAGGTCCGCGATGCTGGTCTTGTGGTCGGTGGCCTTGGGATCGCGCAGGGCGACGTTGTCGAGCGAGGCCTTGGCCAGATCCGTTTCCATCCTGAAGACGGTGTCGGAGGCGGCCTGGGCGTCGGCCTCGCTGTAGCCCGCCAGCTTGAACATGTTGGCGAGGTGGACGCGGTACTTGGCACGCGCGTCCTGGAAGCGCTGCTCGGGCTTCAGGTAGTAGTCGCGGTCGGGAAGGCCCAGGCCGCTGGCGTACACGTCGGCGATCACCTGCGTGGGATTGTGATTGTCCTGAGCGCCGTAAAGTCCGAAGGGAGCGGTCACGCCCAGGTCGTGCAGGCGCTCGATCATGCGCTGCACGTCGGCGGGACCTTTCATGGCATCGACGTCGGCGAGCAGCGGTTTGAGGGGCGCCAAGCCGAGCTCGTTCACGCGCTTCTCGTCCATGCAGGCGGCGTAGTAGTCGCCGATGAGCTGATCGACGCTGCCCTTGGTCCAGTCCTGCTTCTGCGCGATGGGCTCGAGGATGTCCTTGAGCTGCTCCTTGTTGTTCTCGCCCGCCTGCCAGCGGCGGCTCCAGCGGTCCATGTAGGAGGGGATGGGGTTCTGGGCGCGCCAGGCGCCGTTGGCGTAGTCGAAGAAATTGGTACAGGGATCAGCCTTGCGGTCCATGTCCTGTGTCAGGACGCCGTGCTGGGCGGACTGGGCGAAAGCGGCGAGCGAGAGAAAGAGGCTGAGCAGGAAGGCAGTGAGGGTTCGCATACGATTCTCCTGAAGACCTCTAACTACACGAAAGAGGAGGCGAGGGTCAAGGAGGCTGGGACGGACTAAGTGAGCTTCCGGCCCAGGGCGCGGGCCAGGAAGCGCACGCGGTCGGCGAGCGGCAGGCGCGCGGCCATGACCTTCACCACGCCGCGCGTGAAGTAGGTCTTCTCGGAATAGTCGATGGCGACGTCCACTACCACCGGGCGCTTCGATTGCGCGACCGCCTCCGCCTTGCGCACCACGCCCTCCACCTGGGCGTTGCTGTCGAGCGCCAGGCACTCGACGCCCACGCCGCGGCAGAGCGCGGCCAGGTCGTAGCCTGGCAGCTCGCTGCAGGTCTTGCGATCGAGGACGGTCTGCTGGAACTGCGCGATCTGCGCCAGCTCACGGTCGCGCAGCACGAAAACCATCACCGGAAGCCGGTTCTGGGCGGCGGTCAGCAGTTCCAGGCCGGTCATGAGGAAGGCGCCGTCGCCGGGCAGCGCGACCACGGGGCGGCCGGGGCAGGCCAGCGCCGCGCCCAGCGCTGCGGGCAGGGAATAGCCCATGCAGGAATAATCCACGGGCGCCAGGAAAGAACGCTGGTTCTTGAGACGCAGGCATTCCATGGCCAGGAAGGTGCCGTTGCCGCTGTCGGTGGAGTAGACGACGTCGGGGCCTAACACCGCTTGCAGCGTCTTCAACAGAAGCGGCGGCCAGACGCGGCCGGCGTCCTGCGGCGTAGCCCAACCTTCCCACACCTCGGCATGGCCGGCGCGGATGGACTCGCGCAGGCCAGGGTCGGGGCCGCGCGGCGGGAGCGAGGGCAGCAGGGCCGCGATGAACGCGGCGGCGTCGGAGACGATGGGAAGCTCGGCGGGAAAGTTCCTGTTCAGCACTGCAGGATCGACGTCCACATGCACCAGCGGGCCGCGGGGCTCGACGCCGTAGCCGGCGGTGCCCACCTCGGAAAAGCGGCAGCCGATGGCCAGCGTGAGGTCGCATCCGGAGACGATCTTCTGCACGAAGGGAGGCGCAGCCTCTCCGAAGCCGCACCACAGCCACAGCGGGTGATCCTCGGGGAAGACGCTCTTGCCCTGGATGCTGGTGGTCACGGGCGCTTCCAGGCACTCGGCGAGCGCGACCAGGTCGTGCCCGGCCGCGGCGGCGCCGGCGCCCAGATAGAGGAGCGGGTGGCGGCTGGCCGTCAGCAGCGCGCGCAGTTGATCGAGCTGCTGGGGGCGAGGCGCGGGCAGCGGCGCCAAGGCTTCCGGTGCGGTCTCGAAGCCGGGCTCGTGGCGGGTGAGGTAGTGGTCCACGGGGACCTCGACCATCACCGGGCCGAAGGGCGGCGTGAGAGCGAGACGGCAGGCGCGGCGGATGGCGGCGTAGATCTCCGACCCCTGCGCGGGACGGAACTGCGCCTTGGTGACGGGGCGGGCGATGGCCATCTGGTCGACGTCGTGCAACTGGTAGCCCTTGGTGGTGTGCAGGCGGATGCCGCAGGAGAGCACCAGCATGGGCACGCCGTCGAGGAAGGCTTCGGCGATGCCCGACATGGCGTGCGTCAAGCCGGCGCCGGGCACCAGGTTCACCGCGGCCAGCTTACCGGAGGCGCGGGCGTAGCCGTCGGCCATGAAGGAGGCGCTCTGCTCGTCGGTGACCAGCAGGGGGCGCACACGGGCGGAGCGGGCCAGGGAATCGTACAGCTCGATGTTGTGGGTGCCGGGGATGCCGAAGGTGAACTCGATGCCTTCGTCTTCCAGGGCGCGCACGGCGATGTCGCCGCCGGTCATCTTCATAGCAGGGAGGCCGCCTCCTGGCGGATGGTCTCGGCCACGCGGTCGGCGAGGGCCATGATGGTCAAGTAGGGATTGATCTCGACCGAGTTGGGGAAGAGGCTGGCGTCGGCGACGAAGAGCCAGGGCTGGCCATGGACGCGGCCGTTGGGATCGGTGACCGAGTCCTGCGGGCTGCGTCCCATGCCGCAGCCCCCCTGCAGGTGGGCTGCGGAGATGGAGGTCTTGCCGGGGACGACGGCACAGGTCTTAGCCAGCTCTTCCAGGCGCTCGGGCGAGCAGGTTTCGACGGTAGGATCCTGCGCGACCGGGACGTGGGCACGCAGCGCGCCCGCGGCGAAGAAGATCTTGGCCGAGGTGATAGCGCCGCGGATGAGCCCCCTCATTGTCTCGGGCGTGAAGCGGTAGTGCACCACGGGGCGGCCGTCGCGGTCCACGCTGACGCGGTTGTGCTCGTTCACGTGGTCGCAGGCCAGCACCAGGATCATCTGCAGCCGCGGAAAGGCGCGCAGGAAGGAGCTGTGCGCCTCCCCGAAGCCCTCCAGGCTCTTGGCGGTGATGAAGGGGAAGTACATGCAGGTCTCGAGCACGAAGCGCTCGCTCTCCGCGAATTGGTCGAGGTAGTAGCTCTTGGGGTGGCCGACGAAGTTGGTGATGGGCTGCGGGTGCTCAGCCACCAGGATGAAAGCAGGATGGCAGGTGAAGCCGTGGCCCAAGCGGGGCAAGCCGTCGCCCAGGCCGGAGCGCAGCAGCAGGGCGGGAGAGTTGACGGCGCTGGCGGCCACGACCACCACCCGGGCGTCGATCTCGTAGTCCCCAGGCGCCCAGGAGGAAGGCTGGCCCTTCGCGCCTTCCGGCTTGGGCGTCACCCGCGCAAAGACCTTCTTCTCCCCCAGGCGCAGCACCTCGCAGCGCGTGACCACCTCCACGCCGTTGCGCTCGGCGGCGGGAAGCTGCACGCGGTTGGTGCCTAGCTTGGCCTGGTTGGGGCAGCCCAGGTTGCACAGGCTGGAGCCGCGGCATCCCTTGATGTTCACCGGGAACTGCTCGGCGCGGTAGCCCAAGCGGCGGCAGCCTTCCACGAACAGGCGATTGTTCTGGTTGATCTCGGAGTCGGGAAGCGGGTGGACGTTGTTCTGCTCTTTGTACTTGGCGGCACGGCGGGTGATCTCGTCGAGGGTGAGGCCGGGGACGTTCCAGCCCGCGATCACGCGCTCCGGCGGCAGCAGGGAAGTGCCGGTATAGACGACGGTCGAGCCGCCGTAGGCGCAGCCGAAGGCCAGGGTCATGGTGCGGTCGGCGGTGAGAAAGCCGCCGCCGTCGCCGTAGAGCGCCTGCGACATCTCCACTTCCTTGCCGGTGAACTCGTCGTCGCGGAGCTTGGGGCCTTTTTCGAGGACCAGGATGCGCGCGCCCTTGGCGCACAGCGGGGAGAGTTCCTGAGCGACGGTGCCGCCGCCCGCACCCGAGCCGATGATGACGATGTCGTAGCTGTGGCGGGTCATCGCACCGCCTCCCAGCCGCGGGGTTCGGCGCGCCAGCCGATAGCGCGAGCGGCGGCGGGGCGCCCGTAGTAGCCGAGCAGGGCCAGCGTGCGCAAGCCCCAGAAGCCCAGGCGGACGGACTGGAGAGAGTGGTTCTCCAAGCGGGTGAGGCAGCGGGCGCGGCGCGTGGGCTCAAGCGCGGTAAAGCGATGTCCGAAGCGCAGCACCGGCAGCCACTGGAGGAAGCGCAGCGCGATCCGGAGCTGGCGCTGGAGCGCAGCGGGGCGCTCGCGCAGCACCTCTTCGACCAGCGCTTCCACCTCCGCCCATTGGGACTCGTCGCAGGCGGCGGCCTCCGGCACGATGGTCGAGACGAAGGCGCAGAAGATGGAACGAACCGGGGCGAGCACGGCCGGCGGCATGGGTTGGCATCTTAGGCGGGGGCTGCGCCGAGGTCAATGCGCGCCGGTGAGCACCCCGCCCACCGAGTTGTAGTGCAGCCGGATGGTGCCGCAGGTCTGCTGTTCCTCGGAGTAGACGTCGCAAGTGTCGAAGGGGCGGGAGTAGATGT
It encodes:
- a CDS encoding M13 family metallopeptidase, which translates into the protein MRTLTAFLLSLFLSLAAFAQSAQHGVLTQDMDRKADPCTNFFDYANGAWRAQNPIPSYMDRWSRRWQAGENNKEQLKDILEPIAQKQDWTKGSVDQLIGDYYAACMDEKRVNELGLAPLKPLLADVDAMKGPADVQRMIERLHDLGVTAPFGLYGAQDNHNPTQVIADVYASGLGLPDRDYYLKPEQRFQDARAKYRVHLANMFKLAGYSEADAQAASDTVFRMETDLAKASLDNVALRDPKATDHKTSIADLQKMTPHFDWTAYFAATHIPPEALNVDQPAFMAEVDRQLRETPLADWKTYLKWQLLHAAADSLSAPFVEESFNFYGRYLSGATEMKPRWKRCAESEDQLLGEALGQAYVKKYFPPEAKKRTQEMVQNLLLAMKQTIQGLEWMSPETKKKALEKLATFNVKVGYPDKWKDYSHVPISRDSYFDDVVAASRFNVDDDRAQIGKPVDRGRWGMTPPTSNAYYNAQLNEIVFPAGILQPPAFDMNAVDAVNYGSIGVVIGHEISHGFDDQGAQFDAVGALNNWWTADDLKRFQARTQCVVDQFDHYFIEPGIHHQGKLVLGESIGDLAGAKIAYVAFHLSLQGKPPAPTLDGFTPDQQFFIAWGQFRGDAVRPEFARSMVQGDPHPVAKYRVIGPLSNMPWFAKA
- a CDS encoding gluconate 2-dehydrogenase subunit 3 family protein, with amino-acid sequence MPPAVLAPVRSIFCAFVSTIVPEAAACDESQWAEVEALVEEVLRERPAALQRQLRIALRFLQWLPVLRFGHRFTALEPTRRARCLTRLENHSLQSVRLGFWGLRTLALLGYYGRPAAARAIGWRAEPRGWEAVR
- a CDS encoding GMC family oxidoreductase, with the translated sequence MTRHSYDIVIIGSGAGGGTVAQELSPLCAKGARILVLEKGPKLRDDEFTGKEVEMSQALYGDGGGFLTADRTMTLAFGCAYGGSTVVYTGTSLLPPERVIAGWNVPGLTLDEITRRAAKYKEQNNVHPLPDSEINQNNRLFVEGCRRLGYRAEQFPVNIKGCRGSSLCNLGCPNQAKLGTNRVQLPAAERNGVEVVTRCEVLRLGEKKVFARVTPKPEGAKGQPSSWAPGDYEIDARVVVVAASAVNSPALLLRSGLGDGLPRLGHGFTCHPAFILVAEHPQPITNFVGHPKSYYLDQFAESERFVLETCMYFPFITAKSLEGFGEAHSSFLRAFPRLQMILVLACDHVNEHNRVSVDRDGRPVVHYRFTPETMRGLIRGAITSAKIFFAAGALRAHVPVAQDPTVETCSPERLEELAKTCAVVPGKTSISAAHLQGGCGMGRSPQDSVTDPNGRVHGQPWLFVADASLFPNSVEINPYLTIMALADRVAETIRQEAASLL
- a CDS encoding thiamine pyrophosphate-binding protein — its product is MKMTGGDIAVRALEDEGIEFTFGIPGTHNIELYDSLARSARVRPLLVTDEQSASFMADGYARASGKLAAVNLVPGAGLTHAMSGIAEAFLDGVPMLVLSCGIRLHTTKGYQLHDVDQMAIARPVTKAQFRPAQGSEIYAAIRRACRLALTPPFGPVMVEVPVDHYLTRHEPGFETAPEALAPLPAPRPQQLDQLRALLTASRHPLLYLGAGAAAAGHDLVALAECLEAPVTTSIQGKSVFPEDHPLWLWCGFGEAAPPFVQKIVSGCDLTLAIGCRFSEVGTAGYGVEPRGPLVHVDVDPAVLNRNFPAELPIVSDAAAFIAALLPSLPPRGPDPGLRESIRAGHAEVWEGWATPQDAGRVWPPLLLKTLQAVLGPDVVYSTDSGNGTFLAMECLRLKNQRSFLAPVDYSCMGYSLPAALGAALACPGRPVVALPGDGAFLMTGLELLTAAQNRLPVMVFVLRDRELAQIAQFQQTVLDRKTCSELPGYDLAALCRGVGVECLALDSNAQVEGVVRKAEAVAQSKRPVVVDVAIDYSEKTYFTRGVVKVMAARLPLADRVRFLARALGRKLT